Proteins from one Impatiens glandulifera chromosome 2, dImpGla2.1, whole genome shotgun sequence genomic window:
- the LOC124927258 gene encoding protease 2 isoform X1, whose translation MATSSLLTRLRSTTKPFRYSPSLLCNAVSSSSFSSVCRADSPPFSHTVTPPVPKKVPFTVSCNGRTWEDPYHWMRNTNDPDFTSYLSQENSYAKAFMDDTHRLQHKLFEEMTSLMPAKISTPPERWGPWLYYQYIPEGKEFPVLCRLLASEEEGWLKRIAKHYMPDRFCKEQILLDWNEIAEQYGYVHVGTCRISPDHNFLAYTVDWTGDENFMLQIKDLSNFQVLPNIKINGVVSLAWAKDGVTLFYTVTDGNQRPCSVRCMRIGSDPIKEIPIFTEDNTSFCVDITSTKDGRFITINSNSRTSSEVYVLDAYNVQEGIRRFQKRVSGVKVFLEHYGGFFYILTNAPLNEEKPLPSESYCLARCRVENPDNWETIITQSEDLILQDMDVFNGFLVLSYDINGSSQICSVKMPIDVCNKQEHKSIHDLDPWWFPQPSEICGILPGSNHDFMSSKYRVVLSSPVMPDVIIDYDMSRQTFSFVQQEEVANISSHKLLNGSDEKNHRVTDQLQMWRDFSDALVYERKEVRSHDGVLVPLTVLYSKKANQKNGRPGLMHCYGAYGEDLDKNWCSDRLSLLDRGWVIAFADVRGGGGGIDPKWHESGRGLCKLNSIYDFVACCNYMVSEGYVHEEKLSAIGHSAGGITVGATINMYPRLLRAAILKVPFLDICNTLLDPSLPLTILDYEEFGNPQIQENMEYILSYSPYDTIPKGDCLPSVLVTSSFHDSRVGVWEAAKWVAKVRETMCFNCSRSVILKTIMSGGGHFGEGGRLGQCEETAYEYAFLMKAMGMSDDDDDK comes from the exons ATGGCCACAAGCAGTCTCCTTACGAGACTTAGATCAACTACAAAGCCATTTCGATACTCACCCTCTTTGTTATGCAACGCGgtgtcttcttcttccttctcctCCGTCTGTAGAGCAGACTCTCCGCCTTTCTCCCACACTGTAACTCCTCCTGTTCCCAAGAAGGTCCCTTTTACAGTCTCGTGTAATGGAAGAACATGGGAAGATCCTTATCATTGGATGCGGAATACCAATGATCCTGATTTCACCAGCTACCTTAGTCAAGAGAATTCCTATGCCAAAGCTTTCATGGACGACACCCATCGATTGCAGCACAAACTGTTTGAAGAAATGACAAGCCTAATGCCTGCAAAGATTTCCACCCCTCCTGAACGTTGGGGTCCTTG GTTGTACTACCAGTACATTCCAGAAGGTAAAGAATTTCCAGTTCTGTGTCGGTTGTTAGCCAGTGAAGAGGAAGGTTGGTTGAAGAGGATTGCCAAGCACTACATGCCAGATAGATTCTGCAAGGAACAGATTTTACTTGACTGGAATGAGATTGCAGAACAATATG GGTATGTTCATGTAGGTACATGCCGTATATCGCCAGATCACAACTTCCTTGCTTACACTGTTGATTGGACTGGAGATGAGAACTTCATGCTTCAAATTAAGGACCTTAGTAATTTTCAAGTACTTCCCAATATTAAAATCAATGGAGTTGTAAGCTTGGCATGGGCTAAGGATGGtgttacattattttatacTGTAACTGATGGGAATCAACGACCATGCAG TGTACGATGTATGAGAATAGGATCAGATCCTATAAAAGAAATCCCAATATTTACGGAGGACAATACCAGCTTCTGTGTAGACATCACAAGCACAAAGGATGGCAGGTTTATAACCATAAACTCTAACTCGAGAACTTCTTCTGAG GTCTATGTATTAGATGCCTACAATGTACAGGAAGGAATAAGGAGGTTCCAAAAAAGAGTTTCAGGGGTAAAAGTATTTTTGGAGCATTATGGTGGCTTTTTCTATATTCTGACAAATGCACCTTTAAATGAGGAAAAGCCGTTGCCTAGTGAAAGTTATTGCTTGGCTAGGTGCAGAGTTGAAAATCCGGATAATTGGGAG ACTATCATCACACAAAGCGAAGACCTTATTTTGCAAGATATGGATGTTTTCAATGGGTTTCTTGTTCTTTCCTATGACATAAATGGCTCTTCCCAGATTTGTTCCGTCAAAATGCCTATTGATGTCTGTAATAAG CAGGAACACAAGAGTATTCATGATCTAGATCCTTGGTGGTTTCCACAGCCATCGGAAATATGTGGAATCCTTCCTGGTTCAAATCATGATTTCATGAGCTCCAAATATCGTGTGGTTCTTTCGTCTCCTGTG ATGCCTGATGTAATCATCGACTATGACATGTCAAGGCAAACATTTTCCTTTGTGCAACAAGAAGAGGTTGCGAATATTTCTTCTCACAAGCTTCTAAATGGCTCAGATGAAAAGAACCATAGGGTAACTGATCAGTTGCAGATGTGGAGAGACTTCTCTGATGCTTTGGTATATGAAAGAAAAGAGGTTCGTTCACATGATGGTGTTTTGGTTCCTTTGACAGTCCTGTACTCGAAAAAGGCAAATCAAAAGAATGGACGTCCTGGGCTTATGCATTGCTACGGCGCATACGGAGAAGATCTAGACAAAAACTGGTGTTCAGACCGTCTAAGTTTGCTTGATCGAGGTTGGGTGATAGCCTTTGCTGATGTAAG GGGTGGTGGTGGGGGTATTGATCCTAAATGGCATGAATCTGGGCGTGGATTGTGCAAATTGAACTCCATATATGATTTTGTTGCTTGTTGCAATTACATGGTTAGTGAAGGTTATGTTCATGAAGAAAAGCTTAGTGCTATTGGACATAGTGCTGGAGGCATTACTGTAGGGGCAACAATCAATATGTATCCGCGATTGCTTCGGGCTGCCATTTTGAAG GTTCCTTTTCTTGATATATGCAATACATTGTTAGATCCCAGTTTACCACTCACTATCTTGGACTATGAAGAGTTTGGGAATCCTCAGATACAAGAAAACATGGagtatattttaagttattcaCCTTATGACACCATCCCTAAAGGAGATTGCTTACCTTCAGTACTAGTGACATCATCTTTTCATGACTCCAG GGTTGGAGTTTGGGAAGCTGCAAAATGGGTTGCTAAAGTTCGAGAAACTATGTGTTTTAATTGTTCTCGTTCAGTCATCTTGAAGACTATTATGAGCGGAGGAGGGCATTTCGGTGAAGGAGGTCGATTAGGTCAATGTGAGGAAACAGCATATGAATATGCCTTTCTCATGAAAGCTATGGGGATgtcagatgatgatgatgacaaatga
- the LOC124927258 gene encoding protease 2 isoform X2: protein MATSSLLTRLRSTTKPFRYSPSLLCNAVSSSSFSSVCRADSPPFSHTVTPPVPKKVPFTVSCNGRTWEDPYHWMRNTNDPDFTSYLSQENSYAKAFMDDTHRLQHKLFEEMTSLMPAKISTPPERWGPWLYYQYIPEGKEFPVLCRLLASEEEGWLKRIAKHYMPDRFCKEQILLDWNEIAEQYGYVHVGTCRISPDHNFLAYTVDWTGDENFMLQIKDLSNFQVLPNIKINGVVSLAWAKDGVTLFYTVTDGNQRPCSVRCMRIGSDPIKEIPIFTEDNTSFCVDITSTKDGRFITINSNSRTSSEVYVLDAYNVQEGIRRFQKRVSGVKVFLEHYGGFFYILTNAPLNEEKPLPSESYCLARCRVENPDNWETIITQSEDLILQDMDVFNGFLVLSYDINGSSQICSVKMPIDVCNKEHKSIHDLDPWWFPQPSEICGILPGSNHDFMSSKYRVVLSSPVMPDVIIDYDMSRQTFSFVQQEEVANISSHKLLNGSDEKNHRVTDQLQMWRDFSDALVYERKEVRSHDGVLVPLTVLYSKKANQKNGRPGLMHCYGAYGEDLDKNWCSDRLSLLDRGWVIAFADVRGGGGGIDPKWHESGRGLCKLNSIYDFVACCNYMVSEGYVHEEKLSAIGHSAGGITVGATINMYPRLLRAAILKVPFLDICNTLLDPSLPLTILDYEEFGNPQIQENMEYILSYSPYDTIPKGDCLPSVLVTSSFHDSRVGVWEAAKWVAKVRETMCFNCSRSVILKTIMSGGGHFGEGGRLGQCEETAYEYAFLMKAMGMSDDDDDK, encoded by the exons ATGGCCACAAGCAGTCTCCTTACGAGACTTAGATCAACTACAAAGCCATTTCGATACTCACCCTCTTTGTTATGCAACGCGgtgtcttcttcttccttctcctCCGTCTGTAGAGCAGACTCTCCGCCTTTCTCCCACACTGTAACTCCTCCTGTTCCCAAGAAGGTCCCTTTTACAGTCTCGTGTAATGGAAGAACATGGGAAGATCCTTATCATTGGATGCGGAATACCAATGATCCTGATTTCACCAGCTACCTTAGTCAAGAGAATTCCTATGCCAAAGCTTTCATGGACGACACCCATCGATTGCAGCACAAACTGTTTGAAGAAATGACAAGCCTAATGCCTGCAAAGATTTCCACCCCTCCTGAACGTTGGGGTCCTTG GTTGTACTACCAGTACATTCCAGAAGGTAAAGAATTTCCAGTTCTGTGTCGGTTGTTAGCCAGTGAAGAGGAAGGTTGGTTGAAGAGGATTGCCAAGCACTACATGCCAGATAGATTCTGCAAGGAACAGATTTTACTTGACTGGAATGAGATTGCAGAACAATATG GGTATGTTCATGTAGGTACATGCCGTATATCGCCAGATCACAACTTCCTTGCTTACACTGTTGATTGGACTGGAGATGAGAACTTCATGCTTCAAATTAAGGACCTTAGTAATTTTCAAGTACTTCCCAATATTAAAATCAATGGAGTTGTAAGCTTGGCATGGGCTAAGGATGGtgttacattattttatacTGTAACTGATGGGAATCAACGACCATGCAG TGTACGATGTATGAGAATAGGATCAGATCCTATAAAAGAAATCCCAATATTTACGGAGGACAATACCAGCTTCTGTGTAGACATCACAAGCACAAAGGATGGCAGGTTTATAACCATAAACTCTAACTCGAGAACTTCTTCTGAG GTCTATGTATTAGATGCCTACAATGTACAGGAAGGAATAAGGAGGTTCCAAAAAAGAGTTTCAGGGGTAAAAGTATTTTTGGAGCATTATGGTGGCTTTTTCTATATTCTGACAAATGCACCTTTAAATGAGGAAAAGCCGTTGCCTAGTGAAAGTTATTGCTTGGCTAGGTGCAGAGTTGAAAATCCGGATAATTGGGAG ACTATCATCACACAAAGCGAAGACCTTATTTTGCAAGATATGGATGTTTTCAATGGGTTTCTTGTTCTTTCCTATGACATAAATGGCTCTTCCCAGATTTGTTCCGTCAAAATGCCTATTGATGTCTGTAATAAG GAACACAAGAGTATTCATGATCTAGATCCTTGGTGGTTTCCACAGCCATCGGAAATATGTGGAATCCTTCCTGGTTCAAATCATGATTTCATGAGCTCCAAATATCGTGTGGTTCTTTCGTCTCCTGTG ATGCCTGATGTAATCATCGACTATGACATGTCAAGGCAAACATTTTCCTTTGTGCAACAAGAAGAGGTTGCGAATATTTCTTCTCACAAGCTTCTAAATGGCTCAGATGAAAAGAACCATAGGGTAACTGATCAGTTGCAGATGTGGAGAGACTTCTCTGATGCTTTGGTATATGAAAGAAAAGAGGTTCGTTCACATGATGGTGTTTTGGTTCCTTTGACAGTCCTGTACTCGAAAAAGGCAAATCAAAAGAATGGACGTCCTGGGCTTATGCATTGCTACGGCGCATACGGAGAAGATCTAGACAAAAACTGGTGTTCAGACCGTCTAAGTTTGCTTGATCGAGGTTGGGTGATAGCCTTTGCTGATGTAAG GGGTGGTGGTGGGGGTATTGATCCTAAATGGCATGAATCTGGGCGTGGATTGTGCAAATTGAACTCCATATATGATTTTGTTGCTTGTTGCAATTACATGGTTAGTGAAGGTTATGTTCATGAAGAAAAGCTTAGTGCTATTGGACATAGTGCTGGAGGCATTACTGTAGGGGCAACAATCAATATGTATCCGCGATTGCTTCGGGCTGCCATTTTGAAG GTTCCTTTTCTTGATATATGCAATACATTGTTAGATCCCAGTTTACCACTCACTATCTTGGACTATGAAGAGTTTGGGAATCCTCAGATACAAGAAAACATGGagtatattttaagttattcaCCTTATGACACCATCCCTAAAGGAGATTGCTTACCTTCAGTACTAGTGACATCATCTTTTCATGACTCCAG GGTTGGAGTTTGGGAAGCTGCAAAATGGGTTGCTAAAGTTCGAGAAACTATGTGTTTTAATTGTTCTCGTTCAGTCATCTTGAAGACTATTATGAGCGGAGGAGGGCATTTCGGTGAAGGAGGTCGATTAGGTCAATGTGAGGAAACAGCATATGAATATGCCTTTCTCATGAAAGCTATGGGGATgtcagatgatgatgatgacaaatga